The sequence below is a genomic window from Pongo abelii isolate AG06213 chromosome 15, NHGRI_mPonAbe1-v2.0_pri, whole genome shotgun sequence.
gtaaaGTAAACTTTTTTAATGACATATGGGGCACAAAATAACTGGTGTCTTgtaaatgttctgtttttttttaataaaacttctCTACTTTagtctttactttaaaaatatgtactgtttcttttttgttgtttttttgtttgtttttttttcttttgtactgAGCTCAGCATAGACTAATACTACCTTAATGTTAAAATCTgaatttcttttagcattttgcTTAAAAGCAATATGCTATTTGCTTATTCCGTGCCCTGACATAGATAATTTTTGAATTCTGATAGAATACAAGTGTGGTAAATGCCATGTTTGTACTTTATCTAACATCTTCTCTTTCAGTAGTCTTGTTTTTTTTATATCATGTGATTGTTTGTGtgtctcctttcctcttctttgctTAACACAATTATCTTGTGTTAAGGATCTCAAAGATTTCATGAGACAAGCTGGGGAAGTAACGTTTGCGGATGCACACCGACCTAAATTAAATGAAGGGTATGTACTGGAAACTgtgaaagtctttaaaaatatccTGAAAATTTTACTGTGAACTTAGTTTTGAGGACTTAAAATTTGAATATGTTAGAATGCAGAGATTCTCCAGGGACAATTTTGCTGCTTCCCGCCTCCCCCCACACctttggcagtgtctggagacaagtttggttgtcacaactggttGAGAGAGGATGCTGTTGGCATGTAGTCAGTAGGGGCTAGGCATCTCCTGCTAAGCATCCCACGGTGCATAGGGCCTCAACAATGAATTGGCTCAAAGTATAACAGTGCCAAAACCTTGCTCTTTTAATGCTGTGTTATCCAGAAATAAGACTGAATAGTAGCAATAGCAGAAGTGAACATAGAAATGACTTACCTAGACTGCTGTGTGCAATGTGTGAGACTACAGGATGTATATACTTTAAAAGTGGCTTTTTTCCATTTTAGGGTGGTTGAGTTTGCCTCTTATGGTGACTTAAAGAATGCTATtgaaaaactttctggaaaggaaataaatgggagaaaaataaaattaattgaagGCAGCAAAAGGCACaggtatttctaattttttaaagtcaaaagtTGTATTTAATGGGTTTGTTGTAGAGTCTATCTAGgctgatttcttttcatttttcatagtaGGTCAAGAAGCAGGTCTCGATCCCGGACCAGAAGTTCTTCTAGGTCTCGTAGCCGATCCCGTTCCCGTAGTCGCAAATCTTACAGCCGGTCAAGAAGCAGGAGCAGGAGCCGGAGCCGGAGCAAGTCCCGTTCTGTTAGTAGGTCTCCCGTGCCTGAGAAGAGCCAGAAACGTGGTTCTTCAAGTAGATCTAAGTCTCCAGCATCTGTGGATCGCCAGAGGTCCCGGTCCCGATCAAGGTCCAGATCAGTTGACAGTGGCAATTAAACTGTAAATAACTTGCCCTGggggcctttttttaaaaaacaaaaaccacaaaaattcccAAACCATACTTGCTAAAAATTCTGGTAAGTATGTGCTTTTCTGTGGGGGTGGGATTTGGAAGGGGGGTTGGGTTGGGCTGGATATCTTTGTAGATGTGGACCACCAAGGGGTTGTTGAAAACTAATTGTATTAAATGTCTTTTGATAAGCCTTCTGCTCACATTTTTGTGAATGTCTGAAGTATATAGTTTGTGTATATTGACAGAGCTCTTTTATAACTaaagcaaatttaatttttttgtactagaaaaaaatttgaacaTTTTAGTTCCTggttataaaaatatgttaatttagAATTAGTTTAATGCCTCAGTTAAACTAATTAATAGCTTTGGACACTTAAAAGAGCTCTAAATTTGCTTGTACATAAAGGCTTAATTTGTTTTCCTTGTTAGGGTCAAGGGTGTCCTCCACTCTTTAACAGCTGCAGGACAGGCACATTAAAGCAGCTGTTTGTTATTgataataaaatactataaaactACTTTTTGTCTGTTTGTCTAAAGAAGTCCTATGCTGATTACTTCTCATCGTTATACAGTAGATTTAAAACACAGAACACATCCAGAATCCTGGAGTTGGTTAcggtctctttttaaaaataatatttttgacgTCTCCAGGCTAGtcaaaagatacagaaataagTGAATGCTAAAATCACAATTGTTGAGTTTTCTTTGTGTCCGTGGCCCCCCTATCCCCCCAAGTTTTTCCTTTATCTCCTGATTTTATTGGCATCAGGTTACTTAAGCTTCCAGAGCCAAGAGGAGGATAGGGTGGGAAGCAGTGTTTCTTGCCTACCTTAAAAGATTatgacaggtttttttgttttgtttttgagatggagtcttgctcttcttgcccaggctggagtgcaatggcgcgatcttggctcactgcaacctctgcctcaagcgattctcctgcctcggcctcccaggtagcagagattacaggcatgtgccaccacgcccagctgatttttatttttagtagagatgggtttcaccatgttggccaggctggttttgaactcctaacctcaggtgatccatctgcctggcctcccaaagtgctgggattacaggcgcgtgacCCACTAGgcccggccttgttttttttttttttttgaggcaggatcttgttctgttgtctaggctggaatgtagtggtgtgtgATCACTGTGCACTGCAGCCTTAattaacctcctgggcttagaCAATTGTCccgcttctgcctcctgagtagtta
It includes:
- the SRSF5 gene encoding serine/arginine-rich splicing factor 5; amino-acid sequence: MSGCRVFIGRLNPAAREKDVERFFKGYGRIRDIDLKRGFGFVEFEDPRDADDAVYELDGKELCSERVTIEHARARSRGGRGRGRYSDRFSSRRPRNDRRNAPPVRTENRLIVENLSSRVSWQDLKDFMRQAGEVTFADAHRPKLNEGVVEFASYGDLKNAIEKLSGKEINGRKIKLIEGSKRHRSRSRSRSRTRSSSRSRSRSRSRSRKSYSRSRSRSRSRSRSKSRSVSRSPVPEKSQKRGSSSRSKSPASVDRQRSRSRSRSRSVDSGN
- the SRSF5 gene encoding serine/arginine-rich splicing factor 5 isoform X1 — its product is MSGCRVFIGRLNPAAREKDVERFFKGYGRIRDIDLKRGFGFVEFEDPRDADDAVYELDGKELCSERVTIEHARARSRGGRGRGRYSDRFSSRRPRNDRRNAPPVRTENRLIVENLSSRVSWQDLKDFMRQAGEVTFADAHRPKLNEGVVEFASYGDLKNAIEKLSGKEINGRKIKLIEGSKRHSRSRSRSRSRTRSSSRSRSRSRSRSRKSYSRSRSRSRSRSRSKSRSVSRSPVPEKSQKRGSSSRSKSPASVDRQRSRSRSRSRSVDSGN